The following nucleotide sequence is from Cicer arietinum cultivar CDC Frontier isolate Library 1 chromosome 2, Cicar.CDCFrontier_v2.0, whole genome shotgun sequence.
ATCACTTGGAATTATGGAGGTAACAATGTGGCTGTGGAGGGATCTTGGGATAACTGGACATCTAGGTGAGATTTGATGACTCCTTTGTTAGTAATGGTGGCTTGATTGTATTTGACATGACATTATCACAATTGCAATTATtctatgatgatgatgatgtattaATACCagtaaattttaattacttgCAGGAAGGCATTGCAGCGAGGTGGCAAGGATCACTCAATTCTTTTAGTCCTTCCATCAGGTATATATCATTACAGGTTCATTGTTGATGGTGAACAGAGATATATTCCAGATCTTCCTTATGTAGCTGATGAGATGGGGAATGTCTGCAATCTTCTTGATGTTAATGTATGCATCTtcctttttgtttgtttctttttcgGTAAAATCCTATTGTCATGTGAATGGTATCTTTTTCATCATGGAGTTCATCCTACTTGACATCTAATAGTGCATTTGCACTGTTCTAGAGGATCTTCTCCTTTCAGTGTAATGGCGATTGCTTGTGTGTTGTAAGTAGGGGTAGGGGGTAACTAGGTGAGAGGAGCAAGGAAAGAGTAATGTACCCAATTTCATTATGACTGATTTCATGCGTGGAGATCAAGGATGAATATAGACTGAGGAAATGCTGGATTCTTCACTCTACTATTGGTTTAttgatttaagtttttgaaGGCCAATTTCATGTGAATTTTTACTTTTAGGGTCAGAGCATTAGTGAGATGAAATAGATTATACTTAATAGTTAAGTTAAACTTCAGTGAAAAAACTTGAGTTTTTCATTATTTTGCTTTCTGAATTTGAAGTTGTTCTCGATGACTGTTTTTGATTGTTTGATTATGACGAGGTATCATCcccatttaatgaaatttatttgtcTTCCATTTAATGATTTGAATGTTTTTATTTCCTGCAGGATTATGTACCAGAAAATCCTGAAAGTGTCTCTGAGTTTGAGGCGCCAGCCTCTCCAGAGTCTAGTTATGGTCAAGCATATCCAGCTGAGGAAGACTTCGCGAAAGAGCCAATGGCTGTTCCTTCCCAGCTGCATCTTACGGTCCTAGGCATGGAGAACGTCGATTCTGGTCCCTCTTCAAAGCCTCAGCATGTTGTGCTAAATCATGTCTTCATAGAGAAAAACATGGCCTCCAAGTCTGTTGTTGCCCTGGGGCTGACTCACAGGTTCCAGTCTAAATATGTGACAGTTGTCCTTTACAAACCACTCAAGAGGTAAATATGTGACAGTTGTCCAGGTTgtcttattttgttttatttgtagcCTCAGTCTGTAAAGAAATGTTCGAATAATCCTCCCTTCCGTAGATGGTATATGAAGGTCTTGTGTCTGTAGATATGCTTGAAAGAAACTGGTGTTTCTGTTTCGACTTGATACATCAAAACTTTCAGTTTTCTGgtaaca
It contains:
- the LOC101489487 gene encoding SNF1-related protein kinase regulatory subunit beta-1, with protein sequence MGNANGREDGSISDAGDPAVRAPHASDSRPPVRAFSSDSMANSPPQSPRRSRSPILFGPQVPLAPLQRGNGPPFLNQMWQNEPHGIVNQSPEHGIPVMITWNYGGNNVAVEGSWDNWTSRKALQRGGKDHSILLVLPSGIYHYRFIVDGEQRYIPDLPYVADEMGNVCNLLDVNDYVPENPESVSEFEAPASPESSYGQAYPAEEDFAKEPMAVPSQLHLTVLGMENVDSGPSSKPQHVVLNHVFIEKNMASKSVVALGLTHRFQSKYVTVVLYKPLKR